The genomic window TGGAACAGTCGGCCGAAGCGTTCACAGCCTCGACCGATCCCGAACACGTGAAGGTGCTGATTACAGTGGGCGACCCGTCATGACCGCGCTACTCGAATGTCGCGACCTCACCAAGAGTTTCGGAGGAGTTCCCGTCCTCAAGGGAATCTCGCTCGAACTGGAACCGGGCACCGTAACTGCGCTGGCCGGTGAGAACGGGGCCGGCAAGTCGACTCTGATGAAGATCGCAACCGGCCAGCTCCGCGCCGACACGGGCACGGTCACCATCGGGGAACACACGCTCTCGTCCGGAGATTCGGGTGACGCTGTCCGCCACGGTGTGGCGATCGTTCCCCAAGAACTCGCCTCGATCGACGACATGACCGTCTACGAGAACATGTTCGTCGGTCGCGAGAAGCGTCGTGGAATCTTTCTCGATCGCCGGGCGATGATCAAGGACGCAGCCGAAGCACTCAGTGTCTTCGACGTCTCCATCTCCCCCTCGGCACGAATGGGCAGCCTGCCCGTCGGACTGAGGCAGATCATCGAAATCGTGAAAGCCGCGCGCACCGGTGCCCAGGTCGTCATGCTCGACGAACCGACCTCGGCGATCTCCGAGCGCGAGGTCGAAGGCCTGTACAAGGTCATGCAGCAGCTGCGAGACCGCGGTGTCGCCATGGTCTACACCACCCACAAGATGGCCGAGATCCGCGCGATCGCCGACCGCGTCGTCGTGTTGCGCGACGGAAAGTTGATCACCGACGAGAAGCTCACCGACATCACCGACGACGACATCGTCACCGCGATGATCGGCCGCGAACTGGAGAACCTGTTCCCGGTGGTGGGCAAGGAGACCGGGGACGTCGTTCTCGAAGTCGAGAACCTCCACGTGGCAGGAGCTTCCGAGCCGGTGAACTTGACGGTTCGACGTGGTGAAATCGTCGGCCTCGCAGGACTTGTCGGAGCGGGCCGGACCGAGCTTCTCGAAGCTCTGTTCGGAATGCGAACCGTGACGTCCGGAACGATCAAGGTCGACGGCCGAACGGTACCCAAAGGCAAGCCTGCTGCGGCGATCACCGCAGGCATGGCCATGGTGCCCGAGGACCGGAAGGTCAACGGCGTGGTGCTGTCGATGAGTGTGCTGGACAACGGTTCTCTGCCGAGGCTCTCGAAGTTCAGCGTCGCGGGCTGGCTCCGAAACAAATCTCGCGCCTCCGAAGTGAGCGGTGCAATGGATTCCGTTCGGTTGCGTAGCCGCGGACTGAGCCAGAGCGTGGGCACTTTGTCCGGGGGAAATCAGCAGAAGGTAGTACTGGCCCGGTGGTTGACGGGTACGGTCAATGTGTTGCTTCTCGACGAACCCACTCGTGGCGTCGATGTCGGAGCCCGCTCCGAGATCTATCGCATCATCACCGAATTTGCAAGCCGCGGAATGGCCGTCGTCATGGCATCTTCGGACATGCCCGAGATCGTGGGACTCTCGCACCGAGCGTTCGTCATGCGTGAGGGCGCCTTCGTCGGTGAACTCGACCGCGATGCGCTCGATCACCCGGAAGTTCAGGACTCGGTGTTCCGTCTGGCCACCGCACTCGATACGAGAAACCCGACTGCTCCGAGCAGCACCGTCACGACCGACAAGCGG from Rhodococcus sp. P1Y includes these protein-coding regions:
- a CDS encoding sugar ABC transporter ATP-binding protein, giving the protein MTALLECRDLTKSFGGVPVLKGISLELEPGTVTALAGENGAGKSTLMKIATGQLRADTGTVTIGEHTLSSGDSGDAVRHGVAIVPQELASIDDMTVYENMFVGREKRRGIFLDRRAMIKDAAEALSVFDVSISPSARMGSLPVGLRQIIEIVKAARTGAQVVMLDEPTSAISEREVEGLYKVMQQLRDRGVAMVYTTHKMAEIRAIADRVVVLRDGKLITDEKLTDITDDDIVTAMIGRELENLFPVVGKETGDVVLEVENLHVAGASEPVNLTVRRGEIVGLAGLVGAGRTELLEALFGMRTVTSGTIKVDGRTVPKGKPAAAITAGMAMVPEDRKVNGVVLSMSVLDNGSLPRLSKFSVAGWLRNKSRASEVSGAMDSVRLRSRGLSQSVGTLSGGNQQKVVLARWLTGTVNVLLLDEPTRGVDVGARSEIYRIITEFASRGMAVVMASSDMPEIVGLSHRAFVMREGAFVGELDRDALDHPEVQDSVFRLATALDTRNPTAPSSTVTTDKRSSPQEAQQ